The genome window TGTTACTTCTGTGTTGCTGCCATATTTAATTTTAGCTGTACCGATTTTAGATATGTCGGCGGTGATTCTCGATCGACTTCGCAACGGCAAGTCACCGTTTATTGCTGACAAGCGCCACCTCCACCACCGACTTCTACAAGCCGGACTATCCCATCGATTTGCGGTTTTATTTATTTACTCGCTGACACTGTGGGTGGGAAGTTTAGCCCTAGCTTTTTCGCTTCCGAGCGGCGTAATTTATGCGATGGGTGCGACAAGTTTGCTGGGATATGCTAGCTGGAAAGTTTGGAGACACGCTCGATAGTTAGTTGACAGTTGACAGTTGACAGTTGTCAGTTGTTAGTAAGAATCACCAATCACTAATGACCAATGCCCCATGCCCAATCCCCAATTCCCCAATCCCCAATCTAAAATCCAAAATCTAAAATCGAATAATGGTTGCTGAAATTATTTGTGTTGGCACTGAATTGCTGTTAGGCGATATTCTTAATAGCAATGCCCAGTTTTTAGCCAAAGAATTAGCGAGTCTGGGAATCCCTCACTACTATCAAACAGTGGTGGGGGACAATCCAGAACGTATCAAACAAGTGTTAGAAATTGCCGTGGGCCGATCGCAGCTTTTGCTGTTCACCGGAGGCCTGGGCCCCACACCAGACGACCTCACAGTCGAAACGATCGCCGATTTTTTTGGGGTTCCCTTAATAGAAAAGCCGGAAATTATCGCAGATATCGAATACAAATTCGCCCAGCGGGGACGCACCATGAGTCCCAGCAATCGCAAACAAGCTTTAATTCCAGAAACTGCGGACATTCTGCCGAACCGCACCGGTTCGGCACCGGGCATTATTTGGCTGCCGGTTCACAACGTGACAGTAATGACATTTCCCGGCATACCGGCGGAAATGCACTTGATGTGGCGAGAAACTGCCGTTCCTTACCTGAAAAACGGCGGCTGGTGCAGCGAAACAATTTACAGCCGCACATTAAAATTTTGGGGGATTGCTGAGTCGGCCTTGGCGGAAAAAGTAGATAGTTTTCTGAATTTAACTAATCCTACTGTGGCTCCCTACGCCAATCACGGCGAAGTCAAACTGCGGATTTCGGCCCGCGCGGAGTCGTCCGCGGCGGCGAAAAACTTGATTGAGCCGATCGAACAACAATTGCGGCAAATTGCCGGCTTAGACTGTTACGGTGCCGATACCGATACCCTCGCCTCGACTG of Oscillatoria nigro-viridis PCC 7112 contains these proteins:
- a CDS encoding competence/damage-inducible protein A, coding for MVAEIICVGTELLLGDILNSNAQFLAKELASLGIPHYYQTVVGDNPERIKQVLEIAVGRSQLLLFTGGLGPTPDDLTVETIADFFGVPLIEKPEIIADIEYKFAQRGRTMSPSNRKQALIPETADILPNRTGSAPGIIWLPVHNVTVMTFPGIPAEMHLMWRETAVPYLKNGGWCSETIYSRTLKFWGIAESALAEKVDSFLNLTNPTVAPYANHGEVKLRISARAESSAAAKNLIEPIEQQLRQIAGLDCYGADTDTLASTVGQLLLDAGQTLSVAESCTGGGLGAMLTGVPGSSRYFLGGIISYDNRVKEGLLGVNPQDLAEFGAVSHQVAKQMAAGVRASLNTNWGLSITGIAGPGGGTDAKPVGLVYVGLAGPHGDAESFEYRFGDARGRDWIRNLSSCTALDRLRRKLLLAKV